Proteins found in one Epinephelus fuscoguttatus linkage group LG4, E.fuscoguttatus.final_Chr_v1 genomic segment:
- the pnpla2 gene encoding patatin-like phospholipase domain-containing protein 2: MFPLDSPWNISFAGCGFLGIYHVGVASCLLEQAPFLVQHARHIYGASAGALTATALVTGVCLGEAGASIIDVAKEARKRFLGPMHPSFNLVKIVRHMLRRTLPADSHHRACGRLGISLTRVSDGENVLVLHYNNKEEVVQACVCSAYIPVYCGIIPPTLQGVRYVDGGISDNLPQYELKNTITVSPFSGESDICPRDTSTNIHELRFTNTSIQFTLTNLYRVSRALFPPDPMVMKAMCKQGYKDALQFLKRNGLLNFNGPLRHRPLPSSGEENKYYHDEEEEEDNEGGEEEEQLQVEEAAVVVPCSSITDEHIIEHLPPTLHKALVEACMERRSLRRSLSNLFPVRMASAMMLPYTLPVESAMSLTLRLLEWLPYVQEDVGWIREQLLKVAQHVLNQASKSISQHVSARLSWQLELHHSQSLPSRLSSANLFPSWVNGGSSSVLDAFMRLDHYKRQLLSGVLCVNMDLQNSFNTGPMLPDKSLPALPFDEGLVMNIDSADIPPAANSEKTISSS; the protein is encoded by the exons ATGTTTCCTCTCGACTCCCCGTGGAACATCTCGTTCGCGGGCTGCGGCTTCCTCGGTATCTACCACGTCGGTGTGGCCAGCTGTCTGCTGGAGCAGGCGCCTTTCCTGGTGCAACATGCCAGGCACATATATGGAGCATCAGCTGGAGCGCTCACTGCCACTGCACTGGTCACTGGAGTCTGTCTTG GGGAGGCTGGTGCAAGTATCATCGATGTTGCCAAAGAGGCGAGGAAGCGATTCCTGGGACCCATGCATCCTTCCTTTAACCTGGTGAAGATTGTGCGTCACATGCTGCGGCGCACTCTCCCGGCTGATAGCCACCATCGGGCCTGTGGGcggttgggaatctctctgaCCCGAGTGTCAGATGGAGAAAACGTCCTGGTGTTGCACTACAACAACAAGGAGGAGGTGGTGCAG GCGTGTGTCTGCAGTGCCTACATCCCAGTGTACTGCGGCATTATTCCTCCGACACTTCAAGGAGTG CGATATGTCGACGGAGGAATCTCTGACAACCTGCCTCAGTACGAGCTGAAAAACACCATCACCGTGTCCCCGTTCTCCGGAGAGAGTGACATCTGCCCCCGAGACACTTCCACCAACATACACGAGCTGCGATTCACCAACACGAGCATCCAGTTCACTCTCACTAACCTCTACAGAGTCTCCAGGGCACTCTTCCCTCCAGACCCAATG GTTATGAAGGCCATGTGTAAACAGGGATATAAAGATGCTCTGcagtttttaaagagaaatg GATTGCTTAACTTCAACGGACCTCTCAGACACAGACCCCTGCCTTCTAGTGGGGAAGAAAATAAGTATTAtcatgatgaggaggaggaggaggacaatgAAGGCGGTGAAGAGGAGGAACAGCTACAAGTGGAAGAGGCAGCAGTGGTGGTTCCATGCAGTTCCATAACAGATGAGCATATCATTGAGCACCTTCCACCCACCCTGCACAAAG CTCTAGTGGAGGCCTGCATGGAGAGGAGGAGCCTGAGGCGGTCGCTAAGCAACCTCTTTCCTGTCAGGATGGCCTCAGCCATGATGCTCCCCTACACGCTCCCCGTGGAGTCTGCTATGTCCTTGACTCTCAG GCTTCTGGAGTGGCTGCCATATGTGCAAGAAGATGTGGGATGGATTCGGGAGCAGTTACTAAAAGTCGCGCAGCATGTTCTTAACCAGGCCTCCAAAAGCATTTCCCAGCATGTATCTGCCAG GCTTTCCTGGCAGCTGGAGCTCCACCACTCCCAGTCCCTCCCATCCCGGCTCAGCTCCGCCAACCTGTTTCCCAGCTGGGTGAATGGAGGCAGCTCTTCGGTCCTGGATGCCTTCATGCGTCTCGACCATTACAAGAGGCAGCTGCTGTCTGGAGTGCTGTGTGTCAACATGGACCTGCAAAACTCCTTCAACACTGGACCAATGTTGCCAGATAAGAGCCTTCCCGCCCTCCCCTTCGATGAAGGTCTCGTAATGAACATAGATTCTGCTGATATTCCACCTGCTGCCAACTCTGAGAAAACCATCAGCAGCTCATAA